The DNA sequence TTTACATGGATATGTCCGGCCCCTATAATACCTCGCGGCACCCTGTTTACAATAAGATCGTAAACAATGTATTAGCGGAACTTAACCCCGATGCAGGAGTGAGGGTAAGGGGAAGCGAAAAAATCCATGTGGTTTTAGGGAAAAAAAACGAAAAGGCACTCGTACACCTGATCAACGCTGACGGGGCTCATTTTAACGGCAAAGTGTACGGTTATAACCAGGTATCGCCATCCAATCCGCTGAGCGTGGATATCAAATCGGCTGGCAAGCCGAAAGCCGTCACATTACAGCCCGAAGGAAAACGGCTGGAGTTTGACTACCGGGACCAGCGCATCCTGGTGGATGTTCCTCCGGTGAATGTATATTCTATTATAGAAATAGCATATTAGCAGGATATGAAAAAGAAACTGTTTTTTCGTTCCGTGATTCTGATATGTTTGTTCAGCTCGTCCGCGCTTATTGCCCAGGACAGGAATATACGTATCGGAGAAGTCTTGGTTATCCCGGAGCCTTTGCAACTGCAAATGCAGAAGGGCGATTTCACACTAAGCAGTCAGAGCAGAATATATGTTGATGGGCAAAGCCCGGAGCTGAAAGCGATCGGAGAGCAACTTGCCGCACATTTCTCCTTACATGCAGGCTTGCACTTGCGGTTGACGAATCTGCCCCTGACCGGTGGGGTCCCGGCAGGCGTTTCCAACGCTATTTTTCTAACAATGGCCGGCGCTGCTGACAGCCTTGGAGAAGAGGGCTATTCCCTTAACGTCCGGCCGGAAAGCATTACGATCAAGGCAAATACACCGCAGGGGATATTTTATGGTGTGCAAAGCCTGTATCAATTGCTTCCCCGGGATTTGCGCGCCGGATCAGCGTTTGCCATTCCGTCCGTATCAGTCATTGATAAACCGCGATTCGTATGGAGGGGGATGATGCTGGATGCCGGACGATACTTCTATTCGGTTGATTTTATTAAAAAGTTTATTGACTATCTGGCGATGCATAAAATGAACACGTTTCATTGGCATCTCACAGAGGATCATGGCTGGCGGATAGAAATAAAAAAATATCCCCGCCTTACCGAAATAGGTGCTACAAGAGAAGGAACGCAGCGCAGCCACAGTCGCGAGGACGTAGACCGGACCCCTCACAGTGGATACTATTCGCAGGAGGAGATCCGGGAGGTGGTAGCCTATGCGAAGCAGCGTTATGTAACCGTCGTTCCTGAAATTGAAATGCCCGGCCATAGCCTGGCCGCCCTGGCCGCTTACCCCGAGCTTTCATGCACGGGCGGACCCTTTGAGATGCCGCTTTACTGGGGCATCCGGCAGGATATTTTCTGTGCCGGGAACGAAGCGACCTTTCATTTTCTGGAAGACGTTTTGTCTGAGGTAGCCGCCCTGTTCCCCAGCCAGATTATTCACATTGGGGGAGATGAAGCTCCTAAGGCACGGTGGAAAGCCTGTCCTAAATGCCAGGCAAGAATGAAGGCGGAAGGGCTGAAGGATGAACACGAACTGCAGAGTTACTTCATTAAGCGCATAGAGAAATTTCTCCAGACCAAAAACAAAAGCATTATAGGATGGGATGAAATTCTGGAAGGCGGATTAGCTCCCAATGCCGCCGTCATGTCATGGCGGGGTATCAGCGGGGGAATTGCCGCAGCCCGGCAGGAACATGACGTAGTAATGTCACCCACAGATTTTATGTATTTTGACTACTACCAGGGAAAGCCCGAAACCGAGCCGCTGGCCATCGGCGGATTCGTTCCCCTGGAAAAAGTCTATTCCTACGAACCGGTACCCGCCGAGCTGTCGCCGGATGAAGCCCGGTTTATCAGGGGGTTCAGGGTAATGTATGGTGCGAATTTATTCATTCCCCTGAAAAAGTGGAGTACATGGCCTACCCGAGGGCTCTTGCATTATCGGAAGTTGCCTGGTCGGCGGCTTCAGCCCGGGACTACCCCCGTTTTCTTCAAAAGCTTCCCGGCCGTTTGGCAGCATTAGATAAAGAGGGGCTGAACTTCAGGATACCGGAACCGGCTGGCTTAGAGGACTTGGTTACCACGAAAAAGAAAGCGCGCGTCCGGCTTGACCCACTGGTGGCCGGAGCCGAAATTTTCTATACTATTGATGGCACCGGGCCGGGCGCCGGCAGCCGGAAATATGTAAAACCATTCAAACTTTCGCTGACCAGCGGGAAGCCGGCGCGGCTGAAGACCGTTGTGGTGTTGCCATCGGGCAGGACAAGCAGTGTGTATACGGCCACCTTTACGCGAAAAACCTACCGGCCCGCTTTAAAGATACATCCGGAAGAGCAGGGTGTTTCCTTCAAGGCTGAATACGGTCGGTTACCTTTAGCAAAGGACATCCAGCTGGAGAAAGCCGACACCAGCGGAGTACTTGGAGATTTTGGTATAGAACCTTTAAGCCGGAGGCCGATGGGTGTTGTGTACGAAGCCTACTTCCTGGCCGCGAAAGACGATATCTATACCTTCAGTATCCGGTCGGACGACGGTGCCGTCTGCTATTTAAACGACGAGCTGCTCATAGAAAATGACGGGGAACACAGCGTGACCGAGGGAGCGGGAACAGTACCCCTTCGGAAAGGCTACCATAAAATACGACTTCAATACTTTGACGCCGGGGGAGGCCGCCATCTTGAAATGCGCGTAAAAGATAGTTCAGGAAACTATCCGCTTTCCGGTAAGCTGTTTGTTAACTGACACAAGGGTAAGTTATGTTTAAAACGTTTTTAACTTTCTTAACCGTTTCTGCTTTCTTTTTTGCGCAGGGCATGACAGCGCACGCCGGCCTGCTGCAGATGAGGGGCGGTGCAGAGCCGGTGCAAATGCCGTCCCTTATTCCCGAACCTCAGTCACTGAAATGGTCGGGTGAGCATTTCCCGCTGGACAGGAGCAAGGGTATCCTTATCGAAGACAAGCGTTTGCTGCAAGTGGCGGAGATCCTGCAGGCCCGGCTTGCATCCGATTGCATATCCATTCCGATACGTGTGGGTAGGGGAGATAATTATTTAATTGAGCTAAGGCTTGGGAGCGTAAAAGCTCCCTTTCAGGCGGAAGAAGCCTACCGCCTGGAGGTCAAAAAGAACAAAGTTGTACTGACAGCGAATACCGAACACGGAATATTTAACGGGATACAGACACTTTATCAGCTGACCGACTTTAATACCGGAATGATAGCAGGCTGCCATATAACCGATTACCCCGCTTTCAAATGGCGGGGATACATGGTAGACGTAGGGCGGAATTATCAATCCCTGGAGCTGTTAAAACAGCAAATCGATATTATGTCCAGGTATAAGTTAAACGTTTTTCATTTTCACCTGACAGAAGACGTTGCCTGGCGTTTACAGATTAAAGCCTATCCTGCACTGACTTCGGCAAAATCAATGACCCGGAATAAAGGGAAGTATTACAGCATTGATGAGATGAAGGAGCTGATCCAATATTGTAAAGATCGCTTTATTACCCTGGTACCTGAACTTGACATGCCCGGGCACAGCGCCGCCTTTACCCGCGCAATGGGCGTGGACATGCAAACCGACAAGGGCCTGGAAATTGTAAAGGGCATTCTTTCAGAGGTTTGCGAAACCTATGATGTTCCCTATATACACATTGGTGCAGATGAAGTTGCTATCCGGAACCAGCACTTCCTTCCGGAAGTCACCAGTTTGATTCACCAATATAAGAAGGAAGTAGTTGGATGGTCCCCCGGCGGCAATTATGACGATCGTACGATCCGGCAGTTATGGAAAGACGAAGGCGAACATGATATCGGAAAGGGATCCCTGAGGCATATTGAGTCCCGGTACCTTTATCTAAGCGATATGGCCCCGCAATCAGGGGTGCCTTCCATTTTTCAGCGTCAGTTTGGGGGGAAAAAACATGGTGACAGCAGCTTGCTCGGCGCCGAAATATGTTTATGGGATGACCGGCGGGTAGAACAGGAAACAGACCACCTGAGAATGAACGCGGTCTATCCAAGTATGCTCGCGTTTTCGGAGCGAAGCTGGAAAGGCGGCGGGTATCCGGGCAAAGCCGCTGATATTGGTCCTGACTCGTCGGCGCGTGCGAAAGATTTCGCCGCGTTTGAAAAGCGTCTGATCACTCATAAGAAAAACTATTTCCGGAATCTGCCCTTCCCTTATGTCGCGCAGACAGCTATCAAGTGGAAGCTTTTTGGCCCTTTTGAAAACCACGGCGACGTGACTGCTTCCTTTTGGCCTGAAGCGGAGGGCGTATCTCCTGAGGATTCCCTTGCCGCCGTTAATGCTACTGGCGGAACGGTTTATCTCTGGCACCACACGTATGATTCGCCTGTCAGTACCTGGATACCGGCCCCAAAAGTCAACACCACCTGGTATGCATTCACAAGATTCTGGTCCGGGGCCGATACTACCATACATATATGGGCTGAGTTTCTCAATATTGCCCGGTCCGGAGCGGACGCCACCCCGCCTACGGGTGAGTGGGACTATAAGAAAAGCAAGCTTTGGATAAACGGATTGGTACTCGATCCCCCGGAATGGGCATATCCCGGCCGCCCAATGGGTTTGTTGGAAGAGCCCTTAGTTGACGAAGGCTACTACTTCCGGCGCCCGGCAATCGTAAACGTGAAAAAAGGATGGAACAGCATATTGGTGAAACTGCCGCTAGCTGCATTTGATCTGCCCGACTGGCATGCTCCGCCTAAATGGATGTTTACCGTTATTCCGGTTCAGAAAGCCGATGGCGTGAACTGGTATGCGAGTGAGATAAGGTACCAGCCTCATGCTGACCGGTGACCGGCAGTACTACCCGGGTAAATAGTGCCGAAAAGTGTTAAGATAGGAAGAGCGCGCTTTTTTTGAACCCTGTATTTTTGTTATTAATCTCGTTTCGATATGGAATTCAGTTACCCAATACTCACTTACACCGTTAGGCGCTTTTGAAATGATCAGCAACCTGGATGTTTTCATTAGCGGCATTTATATCCTGGGGATCGTCGCCGTGGGTTTATGGGCAAGTATGAGAAAGGCCGGATCGGGTGGAAGCGTGTCGGGTACTTACTTCCTGGCGGGAAAAACCCTGCGGTGGCCTACGATCGGACTTGCCTTATTTGCTACCAATATTTCCTGTGTTCACCTGGTCAGTCTTGCGCAGTCAGGGTTTGATTCGGGGCTGCTTAACGGGAATTTTGAATGGATGGCTTCTTTTACACTTATCCTTCTAGCCTTGTTTTTCGTACCTTTTTATATTAAGTCCGGAGTTGCCACTTTACCTGACTTTTTGGAAAGAAGGTACAACCGGGCCAGCAGGGACTGGCTCACGATTATTTCCATATTTTCCGCTGTCATTATACATATCGCGTTTTCCCTGCTGGCCGGAGGTATCGTGCTGGAGACCCTGTTTAACGTAAACATGTATGTCAGCATTATTGGAATTACCGTTCTGGTGGGTATTTATACGATTTTAGGCGGCCTTTCGGCGGTTGTAATTACTGAATCCATCCAAACGATCGTGCTGGTACTCGGGGCTGTCATCATCACCGCTGCCTGCTGGAACCAGATGGGAGGGTGGAGTGCGATGACGGCGGTGTTGGAATCAAATAATGAGATGAGCCGTTTATCGATGCTGCGTCCTGCGGGCGATGATAGCGGTATGCCCTGGTATTCCATATTCCTCGGTTATCCGATACTCGGCATCTGGTACTGGTGCGCTGACCAAACTATTGTGCAGCGCGTACTTGGTGCGAAAGATGAAAATCATGCGCGGGCCGGGGCCCTGTTTTGCGGATTTATCAAAATACTGCCCGTTTTTATTTTTGTACTGCCCGGTCTGTTCGCTTACGCCCTTGCACAAAAGGGAGTTTTAAACCTGGAATCCATCACCTCGATTGATTCCTCCGGAGCAGCTGTGGTAAACAGCAAGGGAATTTATACCTTAATGATCGTACAGCTTTTACCCGCGGGTCTGATTGGCATCGTGGTAGCCGCGCTGCTTTCGGGTATCATGAGCCAGGTCTCGGGTGCCCTCAATTCCATTTCTACCTTGGTAAGTTATGACATATTTAAACGCGTTTACCCGGAGACCAGCGACAAAAAACTGGTAAAGGTGGGACGGGTATCCGCGGCGATCTGCCTGGTTATTTCCATTTTGCTCCTGCCTTTATTAAACAGCTATGAAAGCTTGTTTATCGGGTTGAATGACGTGATCGCCCATATTGCTCCCCCAATCACCTGCGTTTTCCTGCTCGGTATATTCTGGGGTGGAGCCTCACCTAAATCGGCCCAGTACACGCTTTGGATAGGATCGCTGCTGGGCATAGCGGTTTATATTGCCAGCAAGGTTTACCCTGAAAGCCTCATCGGGCAAATACCCTTTATGATGACGGCATTTTACCTGTTCTGCATCTGTGTTTTATTGCAGGTGAGCATTTCTCTGATTGCGCCATTTGAGCATACCGCGGAAAGCAAAGCCCTGTTTTGGAAGAACCCGTTTCAGCCCCTGACCCGCCCAGGCTGGACCGGCATGGGAAACTACAAGGTGTTGTCCGGCCTGCTCTTACTGATCATGGTAGTACTGTATTCTTTTTTTTAATAATTATGAAATATATAAAACACATCGGGGTAATCACCTTACTGGCCTGCGCGATTGCCTGTAAGCAGCAAACAGCTGACAATTCCGAAAAGACTGCCGGGCCGGAAAAGCCCTTAAGGATAGGGATGGTAACCGGCCTGAAGCCTGAAAAAGCGGCCTACTACAAGGAACTGCATGCCAATACCTGGGAAGGGGTTTTAAAGAAACTGAAAGAATGTAATGTTCGCAACTATTCAATTTATCTGCAGGAGATAGAAGGCAATTACTACCTGTTTAGTTACTATGAATACACAGGGGATAACTATGAAGCCGATATGAAGAAAATCGCCGCGGATACCACCACGCAACGCTGGTGGACAGAAACAGATCCCTGCCAGATCCCTTTGCCGCAAGCCGCTGCTGAAGGCAAGATATGGGCCGGTATGGAAGAAGTTTTTCATATGGATTAAACTAACATAGATTTATGAATCAACTTGAAGCGGCTTTCCTGGCCCGGAGCAGGGAAAAAGTCAGCGACCTGGAGCATCGGAGAAAGATCAACCATGCGCTGAAGCAGTCTGACGATGCTTTTCAAAAGGGAAAGGAACAATTTTCCGACTTAGCCGCTGCCCGGAGACTGGCAAAAAACAGTAAATGGAAGGCGATTGAGTACCTGGATAGGCGGCTCGAAGAATTCGAGGAAAAGTTTACGCGGCATGGCGGAAAAGTTATCTGGGCGGAAAACGCACAGCAGGCGCTGGACGAAATAGGGACGATATGTAAAGCGAAAAATGCCCGTACCGTTGTCAAAAGCAAGTCCATGGTAACGGAGGAGATCCACCTCAACCCGTTTCTGGAAGATCGCGGCATTGACGTTATCGAAACAGATCTTGGAGAATATATCCAGCAGCTCGCCGGCGAACCTCCTTATCATATTGTCGCCCCTTCCATGCATAAGAGCAAGGAAGAGGTGGCCCAGCTGTTTCACGATAAATTAGACGCTTTGCCTGGCCTCCCTCCACGGCAGCTTACCTTATTTGCGCGAAAAAAGCTGCGAAAAAAATTCCGGGAAGCCGAAATAGGGATTACCGGCGTAAATTTTCTACTCGCCGATATCGGCGGTGTGGCCGTAACGGAAAACGAAGGGAATGCGCGGCTGACGAGCAGTTTTCCGAAAACGCATATTGCCATTGCCGGTATTGAAAAAGTCCTTTCTTCTGTTGCAGACCTTCATCTATTCTGGCCGCTGCTTGCCACTCATGGCTCCGGACAGAAAATTACGGTGTACAATAGCATATTCACCGGCCCGAAACGTCCCAAGGAAGCAGACGGCCCCGAGGAGATGTACGTCATCCTGCTAAATAACGGACGGACAAATATTCTGGCAGACGTGAAGGCCCGGGAAGGCTTGTACTGCATTCGTTGCGGCGCATGTCTGAATGTATGCCCGGTTTACAAAAATATCGGCGGCCACACTTATAACACTACCTACAGCGGGCCAATCGGTGCGGTGATAACGCCGCAGCTCAGGGGTTCCCGTAATTATAAGCACTTAAGTTACGCGTCTTCTTTATGCGGCGCCTGTACGGAAGTATGCCCTGTCCGCATCAATTTGCATGAACTGTTGCTGGATAACCGGCAGCAGGCGGTAAAGGAAAAGTCAGGAACCAGGACAGAAGCGTTTACATGGTACGCATGGAAGCGCGCAATGCTCAGCCGTTCGGTCCTTAACATCGCCAATGAAGGGACAAAAAACTTCTTCATGAAGAATCTTTTTAAAAGTGCCTGGGGAAATGAAAGAGAGCTGCCGGTTTTCCCGGGTAAATCTTTTAACGAGCAATGGAAAAAGTACCTAGATGCGGGAGAAGAGCGAGCGGTTTAAACGTGGGAAAATGGGAATACATCAAACGCGGGAAATTATCCTGAAAAAGATCAGAATGGCTTTGCTTAATGCGGTGGAACAGCCGTATCCGGGACAGGAGGCGCATTACCCGGTGTTTGAAACCTCCGGGGCAGATCTGTGTGAGCAGTTCGCTTCGGAATTTCGGGCTTTGCAGGGAGAAGTCATTTTCTGTAAGGAGAAAAAAGAATTTGTTTCGAAGCTGGAAGCGCTAGTGTCAGAAAAAAAATGGACGAATGTTGCCTGCCTGTCAGCTGCTCTGACAGAAAGCCTGCGACTACACATCCTTCCCTTTATTAATGCTGAGGGCGAACCGGATGCCGGGATCACCGGCTGTGAATTTCTGATCGCCCGTACAGGAACCGTTGCAATGAGTTCCGGGCAATCCTCAGGCCGCGCCTTTTCAGTATACAGTCCCGTGCATATTGTACTGGCTGAAAGAAGCCAGGTGCTGCCGGACCTCGAGGACGCCTTTGAAGCATTCGGGAATAAATTCAGCGATGAATGGCCCTCCGCGCTTTTCTTTGCCTCCGGACCCAGCCGCACGGGCGACATTGAAAAAACATTGGTCCTTGGGGTACACGGCCCGATAGAAGTGTATGTGTTTATACTTGACGACAAGTTTTGAACAGAATATAGGAGTCATATGGATCTGAATCTGGAAAATAAAATCATTATCGTCACAGGCGGAGCAAAGGGAGTTGGAAAGGGAATCTCCAGGGTTCTGGCTCAGGAAGGAGCGGTTCCGGTCATTGCTGGCCGGAATGAACAGGATAACATGCAGGCGGTTGCTGAAATTGAGCGGGAGGGAAGAATCGCGTTTGCCGTGACGGCCGAACTAACCCGGCCCGGGGACAGCGAAAATGCAGTAAAACTCATTTTGGATAAATTTGGCCGCATTGACGGGCTGGTTAACAACGCCGGAGTAAATGATGGCGTCGGGCTGGAAAACGGCAGCTATGAGGACTTTCTGGCAAGTCTTCACCGAAATCTTATCCATTATTACCTGATGGCCCACTATGCGCTTCCGGCATTGCGGGAGTCGAAAGGAGCCATTGTGAATATCAGCTCCCGGACAGCTGAAACCGGGCAGGGAAGCACCTCGGCCTACGCCGCGTCCAATGGAGGAAGGAATGCCCTGACCCGCGAATGGGCGGTTGAGCTTTTGAAATACGGCATTCGCGTGAACGCGGTGATTGTGGGCGATTGCTGGACTCCTTTATATGAAAAATGGGTAAGCACCTTTCCGGACCCGGAAGCGAAACTTACTTCCATTCGTTCCACTATTCCGCTGGGGAAAAGGATGACCACTGCAGAAGAACTTGGGAACGCCGTCGCATTCCTCTTGTCGGATCGCTCCAGTCACACGACCGGTCAGTTGTTCCATGTTGACGGAGGTTTTGTTCACCTGGATCGTACCATTCATTAATGTCTGTTAAAAAATGCGCGTACAGCTCTTTATTCCATGTTTCGTTGATCAGCTATTTCCAAATACCGCCTTTAACATGGTTAAAGTACTAAAAAGGCTGGGTTGTGAAATTTCCTATAATTCCAGTCAGACCTGCTGCGGTCAGCCGGCGTTTAATGCAGGTTATTGGGATGAAGCGGCGGCGGTGGCAGAAAAATTTGTTAAGGACTTCAGCAATGCCGATTATGTCGTGTCGCCCAGCGGCTCCTGTACCGGTTTTGTCCGGAATTATTACCACAAACTCTTGCCTGGCGGCACGAAATTTCCTGTGCCATCGTCTGCGATCCCGGTACAGAAACGCCTTTACGAGTTTACCGAATTTGTAGCAGACGTACTTCAGGCAAATGAAGTAGGGGCCGTAATGAAGGGCACAGGTACGTATCACGATGCTTGTGGCGCTCTCCGGGAATGTAATATCCGGGATGCTCCAAGAAAGCTGCTGGCTCATGTGAAAGGGTTGGAACTTCGGGAAGCGGACGGCTGCGAAACTTGCTGTGGCTTCGGAGGGACTTTTGCCGTGAAGTACGAACCTATTTCAGTAGCTATGGCGGAGCAAAAAGTGATCAGCGCGATGGAAACAGGTGCAGAATACATTATTTCTACAGACCTTTCCTGCCTGATGCACCTGGAAGCATACATAAAAAAGCACAAACATCCGATCAAAACCATGCACATCGCCGACGTACTCGCTTCAGGCTGGTAGGGCGCTTAAACCGCTGATCAGTTCGCTGCCATCCTGGGTTTCCGGTTGGACATTAAAGCGGGCGTATTCAAAAGAAAGATGCCATTCAACAATAAGTAAGAATCTAACCGGGTGGGTCGAAGGTCTATGGATTGACCTGTTTGCATATTTAGTGTAGTTTTGTATAGGGATCTATATGCCATTTTATGAAGCCACAATTAGTTAACCTGGATTATGTCTTACTCGATTCATTCAAGATTAAAGAAATAACAGCTCCTTATTTTACCAATTCACACCATTTTCATAACGACTACGAGTTGGTGTTGGTGCTGGAGAGTACGGGCAAAAGGGTAATTGGAGATCGCGTAGAGAACTTCAAAGGCGGCGACATGGTTTTTGTCGGCCCGAACCTGCCACATGCCTGGTTCAATGATAACGAGTACTACAAACAAAAGGAGGGGCTGCTGGCCCGATCGATTGTTACTTATTTTAAAAAGGAATGGCTGGAAAACTGCGTGCTTGCGTTACCAGGTGCAGAGAAGCTGAAGAAATTGCTGGTAAATGCCGTAAGGGGAATAAAACTTGAGGGCAAGGCGCGGGAGCGAATCGCCAGCATTCTTATAAACACAGGACAATCTAACGGCTTGAAAAAAAGTATTGACATTTTTACCGTCCTATACGAACTATCCGAAGCCAGGGAATACGAAATGCTGACAGGCATCAGTTATGTAAATTCCTACAATGAAAATGAAGCGCGGCGTATAAACGAGGTCTACG is a window from the Anseongella ginsenosidimutans genome containing:
- a CDS encoding PA14 domain-containing protein codes for the protein MAALDKEGLNFRIPEPAGLEDLVTTKKKARVRLDPLVAGAEIFYTIDGTGPGAGSRKYVKPFKLSLTSGKPARLKTVVVLPSGRTSSVYTATFTRKTYRPALKIHPEEQGVSFKAEYGRLPLAKDIQLEKADTSGVLGDFGIEPLSRRPMGVVYEAYFLAAKDDIYTFSIRSDDGAVCYLNDELLIENDGEHSVTEGAGTVPLRKGYHKIRLQYFDAGGGRHLEMRVKDSSGNYPLSGKLFVN
- a CDS encoding beta-N-acetylhexosaminidase gives rise to the protein MTAHAGLLQMRGGAEPVQMPSLIPEPQSLKWSGEHFPLDRSKGILIEDKRLLQVAEILQARLASDCISIPIRVGRGDNYLIELRLGSVKAPFQAEEAYRLEVKKNKVVLTANTEHGIFNGIQTLYQLTDFNTGMIAGCHITDYPAFKWRGYMVDVGRNYQSLELLKQQIDIMSRYKLNVFHFHLTEDVAWRLQIKAYPALTSAKSMTRNKGKYYSIDEMKELIQYCKDRFITLVPELDMPGHSAAFTRAMGVDMQTDKGLEIVKGILSEVCETYDVPYIHIGADEVAIRNQHFLPEVTSLIHQYKKEVVGWSPGGNYDDRTIRQLWKDEGEHDIGKGSLRHIESRYLYLSDMAPQSGVPSIFQRQFGGKKHGDSSLLGAEICLWDDRRVEQETDHLRMNAVYPSMLAFSERSWKGGGYPGKAADIGPDSSARAKDFAAFEKRLITHKKNYFRNLPFPYVAQTAIKWKLFGPFENHGDVTASFWPEAEGVSPEDSLAAVNATGGTVYLWHHTYDSPVSTWIPAPKVNTTWYAFTRFWSGADTTIHIWAEFLNIARSGADATPPTGEWDYKKSKLWINGLVLDPPEWAYPGRPMGLLEEPLVDEGYYFRRPAIVNVKKGWNSILVKLPLAAFDLPDWHAPPKWMFTVIPVQKADGVNWYASEIRYQPHADR
- a CDS encoding sodium:solute symporter; its protein translation is MISNLDVFISGIYILGIVAVGLWASMRKAGSGGSVSGTYFLAGKTLRWPTIGLALFATNISCVHLVSLAQSGFDSGLLNGNFEWMASFTLILLALFFVPFYIKSGVATLPDFLERRYNRASRDWLTIISIFSAVIIHIAFSLLAGGIVLETLFNVNMYVSIIGITVLVGIYTILGGLSAVVITESIQTIVLVLGAVIITAACWNQMGGWSAMTAVLESNNEMSRLSMLRPAGDDSGMPWYSIFLGYPILGIWYWCADQTIVQRVLGAKDENHARAGALFCGFIKILPVFIFVLPGLFAYALAQKGVLNLESITSIDSSGAAVVNSKGIYTLMIVQLLPAGLIGIVVAALLSGIMSQVSGALNSISTLVSYDIFKRVYPETSDKKLVKVGRVSAAICLVISILLLPLLNSYESLFIGLNDVIAHIAPPITCVFLLGIFWGGASPKSAQYTLWIGSLLGIAVYIASKVYPESLIGQIPFMMTAFYLFCICVLLQVSISLIAPFEHTAESKALFWKNPFQPLTRPGWTGMGNYKVLSGLLLLIMVVLYSFF
- a CDS encoding L-rhamnose mutarotase, encoding MKYIKHIGVITLLACAIACKQQTADNSEKTAGPEKPLRIGMVTGLKPEKAAYYKELHANTWEGVLKKLKECNVRNYSIYLQEIEGNYYLFSYYEYTGDNYEADMKKIAADTTTQRWWTETDPCQIPLPQAAAEGKIWAGMEEVFHMD
- a CDS encoding LutB/LldF family L-lactate oxidation iron-sulfur protein, with protein sequence MNQLEAAFLARSREKVSDLEHRRKINHALKQSDDAFQKGKEQFSDLAAARRLAKNSKWKAIEYLDRRLEEFEEKFTRHGGKVIWAENAQQALDEIGTICKAKNARTVVKSKSMVTEEIHLNPFLEDRGIDVIETDLGEYIQQLAGEPPYHIVAPSMHKSKEEVAQLFHDKLDALPGLPPRQLTLFARKKLRKKFREAEIGITGVNFLLADIGGVAVTENEGNARLTSSFPKTHIAIAGIEKVLSSVADLHLFWPLLATHGSGQKITVYNSIFTGPKRPKEADGPEEMYVILLNNGRTNILADVKAREGLYCIRCGACLNVCPVYKNIGGHTYNTTYSGPIGAVITPQLRGSRNYKHLSYASSLCGACTEVCPVRINLHELLLDNRQQAVKEKSGTRTEAFTWYAWKRAMLSRSVLNIANEGTKNFFMKNLFKSAWGNERELPVFPGKSFNEQWKKYLDAGEERAV
- a CDS encoding LutC/YkgG family protein encodes the protein MGIHQTREIILKKIRMALLNAVEQPYPGQEAHYPVFETSGADLCEQFASEFRALQGEVIFCKEKKEFVSKLEALVSEKKWTNVACLSAALTESLRLHILPFINAEGEPDAGITGCEFLIARTGTVAMSSGQSSGRAFSVYSPVHIVLAERSQVLPDLEDAFEAFGNKFSDEWPSALFFASGPSRTGDIEKTLVLGVHGPIEVYVFILDDKF
- a CDS encoding SDR family oxidoreductase, with amino-acid sequence MDLNLENKIIIVTGGAKGVGKGISRVLAQEGAVPVIAGRNEQDNMQAVAEIEREGRIAFAVTAELTRPGDSENAVKLILDKFGRIDGLVNNAGVNDGVGLENGSYEDFLASLHRNLIHYYLMAHYALPALRESKGAIVNISSRTAETGQGSTSAYAASNGGRNALTREWAVELLKYGIRVNAVIVGDCWTPLYEKWVSTFPDPEAKLTSIRSTIPLGKRMTTAEELGNAVAFLLSDRSSHTTGQLFHVDGGFVHLDRTIH
- a CDS encoding (Fe-S)-binding protein; this encodes MRVQLFIPCFVDQLFPNTAFNMVKVLKRLGCEISYNSSQTCCGQPAFNAGYWDEAAAVAEKFVKDFSNADYVVSPSGSCTGFVRNYYHKLLPGGTKFPVPSSAIPVQKRLYEFTEFVADVLQANEVGAVMKGTGTYHDACGALRECNIRDAPRKLLAHVKGLELREADGCETCCGFGGTFAVKYEPISVAMAEQKVISAMETGAEYIISTDLSCLMHLEAYIKKHKHPIKTMHIADVLASGW
- a CDS encoding AraC family transcriptional regulator codes for the protein MKPQLVNLDYVLLDSFKIKEITAPYFTNSHHFHNDYELVLVLESTGKRVIGDRVENFKGGDMVFVGPNLPHAWFNDNEYYKQKEGLLARSIVTYFKKEWLENCVLALPGAEKLKKLLVNAVRGIKLEGKARERIASILINTGQSNGLKKSIDIFTVLYELSEAREYEMLTGISYVNSYNENEARRINEVYEYVLKNFTTQIKLEEVAAIANMSPNAFCRYFKTHTQKNFSYFINEVRIGHACKLLLKKDLSVSRVCFESGFQSMTNFNKFFKRFTGKSPNEYRKGIVSLE